From Xylocopilactobacillus apis, a single genomic window includes:
- the nrdF gene encoding class 1b ribonucleoside-diphosphate reductase subunit beta — protein sequence MPELDQEKTYYSAINWNDVEDAVDKETWEKLTEQFWLDTRIPLSNDLSDWRTLTQEEQTLVGHVFGGLTLLDTVQSESGMAMLRETVRTPQETAVLNNIQFMESVHAKSYSSIFSTLNTPTEIEEIFNWTDTYPNLQFKSKRINEIYKNDDPLKKKIASVFLESFLFYSGFYTPLYYLGNNKLANVAEIIKLILRDESVHGTYIGYKFQQGYKEQSETKQQDIKTWMYDLLYELYENEEKYADALYKEVGWEEEVKTFMRYNANKALMNLGQDPLFPDTASDVNPIVMNGISTGTSNHDFFSQVGNGYLLGEVQPMSDEDYDIGLTKK from the coding sequence ATGCCAGAATTAGATCAAGAAAAAACTTATTATAGTGCTATCAATTGGAACGATGTTGAAGATGCCGTTGATAAAGAAACGTGGGAGAAATTAACCGAACAATTTTGGCTCGATACCAGAATTCCTTTGTCCAATGATTTATCCGATTGGCGCACGTTAACTCAGGAAGAGCAAACTCTGGTTGGTCACGTATTTGGTGGATTAACGCTTCTTGATACCGTGCAGTCTGAATCAGGGATGGCAATGTTAAGAGAAACGGTTCGAACTCCGCAAGAGACAGCGGTTCTCAATAATATTCAGTTTATGGAAAGTGTTCATGCTAAGAGTTATTCTTCCATTTTTTCAACGCTTAATACGCCAACGGAAATCGAAGAAATTTTCAATTGGACTGATACTTATCCGAATCTGCAGTTTAAATCCAAGCGGATCAATGAAATCTATAAGAACGATGATCCATTAAAAAAGAAGATCGCAAGTGTATTTTTAGAGTCATTTCTCTTTTATTCAGGTTTTTATACTCCTTTGTATTATTTGGGGAACAATAAACTAGCCAATGTTGCGGAAATTATTAAATTGATTTTGCGTGATGAGTCGGTCCACGGCACTTATATCGGATATAAATTCCAACAGGGATATAAGGAGCAGTCGGAAACAAAGCAGCAGGATATTAAGACTTGGATGTACGATTTATTGTATGAATTGTATGAAAATGAAGAAAAATATGCGGATGCCTTGTATAAAGAAGTTGGCTGGGAAGAAGAAGTAAAGACTTTTATGCGCTATAACGCAAACAAAGCTTTGATGAATTTAGGCCAAGATCCTTTATTCCCCGATACCGCGAGTGACGTAAATCCAATTGTGATGAATGGAATCTCTACGGGAACGTCTAACCATGATTTCTTCTCGCAAGTAGGAAATGGCTACTTACTAGGTGAAGTTCAGCCAATGAGTGATGAAGACTACGATATTGGGTTGACAAAGAAATAG
- the nrdE gene encoding class 1b ribonucleoside-diphosphate reductase subunit alpha, giving the protein MAISEIKDPTYFELNNKINIPDHGKIPLQYDKEAIKAFFAQNVEPNLKRFPTLEEKIQFLLDNRYLESEFIKKYQPNFLKKLFKFVYGAGFEFKSFMAAYKFFKQYALKTNDNESYLETFEDRVAFNALYFADGDEELALSFADEMIHQRYQPATPTFLNAGRARRGEFVSCFLIQLTDDMNSIGRGINSALQLSRIGGGVGINLSNLREAGAPIKEYANAASGVLPVMKLFEDSFSYSNQLGQRQGAGVVYLNVFHPDIIGFLSAKKENADEKIRIKTLSLGVVVPDKYYELVRENADMYLFSPRDVELEYGEPFSYIDITKEYDNLVANDKIHKAKIKARDLETEISKLQQESGYPYIINVDTANRDNPIDGKIVMSNLCSEIMQVQTPSILNNDQTYQKLGRDVSCNLGSTNIPNLMKTEDFGKSVETMVRALTFITDHSNIDTVPSVVKGNKLAHSIGLGAMGLHTFLANNKIMYGSEESIEFTNVYFLLLNYWTLKASNKIARERQESFYNFEKSDYANGKYFDKYLTKDFAPKSSKVKELFKGIFIPTKSDWQELKEAVMRDGLYHQNRIAVAPTGSISYINDTSASLQPIIQRVEERQEKKIGKIYYPAAGLDNETLPYYVSAYDMDMRKMIDVYAAATEHTDQGISMTLFIRSRIPRGLYEWKNEREQTTRDLSILRNYAYYKGLKSIYYVRTFTDDGDVVGANQCESCII; this is encoded by the coding sequence ATGGCAATTAGTGAGATAAAAGATCCAACTTATTTTGAATTAAATAACAAAATTAATATTCCAGATCACGGGAAAATACCTTTACAGTACGATAAGGAAGCAATTAAAGCTTTTTTTGCCCAGAACGTTGAACCAAATTTAAAGAGATTTCCAACTTTGGAAGAAAAGATTCAATTTCTGCTTGATAATAGGTATCTTGAGTCAGAATTTATTAAGAAATATCAGCCGAATTTCCTCAAAAAATTATTTAAGTTTGTTTATGGTGCTGGATTTGAGTTTAAAAGCTTTATGGCAGCGTATAAATTTTTCAAGCAATATGCTTTGAAGACTAATGACAATGAGTCCTATTTGGAAACTTTTGAGGATCGAGTAGCTTTTAATGCTTTATATTTTGCTGATGGTGATGAAGAGTTAGCCCTATCATTTGCCGATGAAATGATTCATCAGCGGTATCAGCCAGCCACTCCAACATTTTTGAACGCTGGACGTGCCCGCCGAGGTGAATTTGTATCTTGCTTTTTAATTCAGTTAACGGATGATATGAACTCGATCGGCAGAGGGATTAATTCAGCGCTGCAGCTTTCTAGAATTGGCGGCGGTGTTGGGATTAATCTTAGTAACCTACGTGAGGCTGGAGCTCCAATTAAAGAATACGCCAATGCAGCAAGCGGCGTGCTGCCAGTAATGAAGCTTTTTGAAGACAGTTTTTCCTATTCAAATCAGCTGGGACAGCGTCAAGGTGCAGGGGTTGTCTATTTAAATGTTTTTCATCCGGATATTATCGGATTTCTTTCAGCTAAAAAAGAAAATGCTGATGAAAAAATTCGAATTAAGACTTTATCCTTGGGTGTAGTTGTACCAGATAAATATTATGAATTGGTGCGGGAAAATGCAGATATGTATCTTTTCTCACCACGAGATGTTGAACTAGAATACGGGGAACCTTTCAGTTACATTGATATTACCAAAGAGTACGATAACCTAGTTGCCAACGATAAGATTCACAAGGCGAAAATTAAGGCGCGAGATCTTGAAACTGAAATTTCAAAATTACAGCAGGAGTCAGGTTATCCTTACATTATTAATGTTGATACCGCAAATCGTGATAATCCGATTGACGGCAAGATTGTCATGAGTAATCTTTGTTCGGAGATCATGCAGGTTCAAACGCCCAGCATTTTAAACAATGACCAGACGTACCAAAAATTGGGAAGGGACGTCAGCTGTAATTTAGGTTCAACTAATATTCCTAATTTGATGAAAACTGAAGATTTTGGAAAATCAGTTGAAACAATGGTGAGGGCATTGACCTTCATTACTGATCATTCTAATATTGATACGGTTCCATCAGTCGTTAAAGGCAATAAGCTCGCCCATTCAATTGGTCTTGGTGCGATGGGGCTGCATACCTTCTTAGCTAATAATAAAATTATGTACGGTTCTGAGGAATCAATTGAATTCACTAACGTTTATTTCCTGCTATTAAATTATTGGACCTTGAAAGCATCAAATAAAATTGCGCGCGAGCGTCAAGAGAGTTTTTATAATTTTGAAAAATCAGATTACGCCAATGGCAAATATTTTGATAAATATTTAACAAAGGATTTTGCGCCGAAGAGTTCAAAAGTAAAAGAATTGTTTAAGGGCATTTTTATTCCAACAAAATCTGATTGGCAGGAATTAAAAGAAGCTGTCATGCGTGATGGATTATATCACCAGAACCGCATTGCGGTTGCGCCAACGGGCTCAATTTCTTATATCAATGATACTTCGGCGTCACTTCAGCCAATTATCCAAAGAGTTGAAGAGCGGCAAGAGAAGAAAATCGGTAAAATTTATTATCCGGCAGCAGGTCTTGATAATGAAACATTGCCATATTATGTTTCAGCGTATGATATGGATATGCGTAAAATGATCGATGTTTACGCTGCAGCAACTGAGCATACGGATCAAGGAATCAGTATGACGCTTTTCATAAGGAGTCGAATTCCACGAGGCTTATATGAGTGGAAGAATGAACGTGAACAAACTACAAGAGATCTTAGTATTTTAAGAAACTATGCCTATTATAAAGGGCTTAAATCGATTTACTACGTTAGAACTTTTACTGATGATGGTGATGTAGTAGGAGCTAATCAATGTGAAAGCTGCATTATTTAA
- the nrdI gene encoding class Ib ribonucleoside-diphosphate reductase assembly flavoprotein NrdI — protein MELVYFSLTGQTAKFVKKLGLANKQVTEANPFFTLLEPFVLLVPTYDEETTSPVDKFLDYQENYQKCRGVIGSGNRNFAEKFIYTAKDICLDYHLPLLYAYEFNGTNEDVQKVKEIIERLDNGN, from the coding sequence GTGGAGCTCGTTTATTTTTCCTTAACTGGTCAAACAGCAAAATTTGTAAAGAAATTAGGATTAGCAAATAAACAAGTTACAGAAGCTAATCCTTTTTTTACGCTCTTGGAGCCCTTTGTTTTATTAGTTCCAACCTACGATGAAGAAACAACCAGCCCCGTTGATAAATTTTTAGATTATCAAGAAAACTATCAGAAATGTCGAGGAGTAATTGGCAGCGGTAATCGTAATTTCGCCGAGAAATTCATTTATACCGCTAAAGATATTTGTCTTGATTACCATTTACCCCTTTTGTATGCGTATGAATTTAATGGAACTAATGAAGATGTTCAAAAAGTAAAAGAGATAATAGAAAGATTAGACAATGGCAATTAG
- the nrdH gene encoding glutaredoxin-like protein NrdH produces MIKKQITVFSRNNCMQCKMVKRFLIDHGVSFNEINIDEEPSAREALINEGYMSLPVVKSNEVTFTGFRPDELRKIVA; encoded by the coding sequence ATGATCAAAAAGCAAATAACAGTATTTTCGAGAAATAATTGCATGCAATGCAAAATGGTCAAAAGATTTTTAATCGATCATGGGGTATCTTTCAATGAGATCAATATTGATGAAGAACCTTCAGCCAGAGAAGCATTGATCAATGAAGGATACATGTCTTTGCCCGTAGTAAAATCCAATGAAGTTACTTTTACCGGATTCCGTCCAGATGAACTGAGAAAGATTGTCGCTTAA
- the nusG gene encoding transcription termination/antitermination protein NusG, whose protein sequence is MVETAEKQWYVLHTYSGYENKVKENLKSRAQSMGMEDYIFDVIVPATEERVKNARTGKFQMEEKKTFPGYVIVEMVMTDRSWFVVRNTPGVTGFVGSHGAGSKPAPLLPEEVEDILAKQDQESVPVSHDFTVGQTVKVIDGAFEGLEGKINSINAEHHKLNISVQMFGRDTDTEVDFSQVEKI, encoded by the coding sequence ATGGTTGAAACAGCTGAAAAGCAATGGTATGTTTTGCATACATATTCTGGGTATGAAAATAAAGTAAAAGAAAATTTAAAATCACGTGCTCAGTCAATGGGAATGGAAGATTATATTTTTGATGTAATTGTTCCAGCAACTGAAGAACGAGTTAAAAATGCTCGAACTGGCAAATTTCAAATGGAAGAGAAAAAAACTTTTCCCGGTTATGTAATTGTTGAGATGGTAATGACAGATCGTTCTTGGTTTGTTGTGCGTAATACCCCGGGCGTAACTGGATTTGTCGGTTCTCATGGGGCAGGGTCTAAGCCGGCACCTTTACTTCCTGAGGAAGTAGAAGATATTCTGGCTAAACAAGACCAAGAATCAGTTCCAGTTTCTCATGATTTTACTGTTGGTCAGACGGTTAAAGTTATTGATGGAGCATTTGAGGGTCTTGAAGGCAAAATAAATAGTATTAATGCAGAACACCATAAATTGAACATCAGCGTGCAAATGTTTGGTCGTGATACTGATACTGAAGTAGATTTTTCACAAGTAGAAAAAATTTAA
- the secE gene encoding preprotein translocase subunit SecE produces the protein MGKFFKSVGQTMKDTTWPTGKETRHDTWTVISYTIIFAIYFSICDLILTLLLNKFIF, from the coding sequence ATGGGTAAATTTTTTAAAAGCGTTGGTCAAACAATGAAAGACACTACCTGGCCAACAGGTAAAGAAACAAGACATGATACATGGACTGTTATTTCATACACTATTATTTTTGCAATATACTTTTCTATTTGTGATCTGATCTTAACGTTATTATTGAATAAATTTATATTTTAA
- a CDS encoding polysaccharide deacetylase family protein — protein sequence MKKRKWQAFWFVIIVGIIALIGGEKVSADDILTLRYPLNLYNNFGNKAKKTGKILPKGSSWKVGIVNVTKDNYVWYCVGTSKGVDIYTAEKLPFIRDTTFKTAVYSLPNKNAVKSTQVLEANTSWKVFNSKYANGVIWYQVGGKQWITLDRAIGEATYTLYLYSPAKLYNGYGDARTDTGQVLKKGSSWKYRIKKRGEDGSWWYQVGKNQWVTENNTYNQLLNTAGLNGGYNIRLLHQVPVYDQPNYDAKNTWITLPKQTAQKVFAQKNYDHLVWYQVGNKQWISPGLEATRGWFKKSRDISFPILMYHDFQGEWNDWQVTPQEFARHLTWLKSWNYYSLTPEEAYYVLTTQREPANNVVWLTMDDGYRSWYTQIASILRTQKINATGFQITSDVGLNDSLTIDQLNEMQAKDNFNVQSHTVTHSSLTAVSPTQLYREVTNSKDFLDSHFGYDIIALAYPYGHQNQSIQKIASDAGYWMGLGMQGGLANINYGLYNLPRIVVAPRQTIETFSNILQTGQK from the coding sequence ATGAAAAAAAGAAAGTGGCAAGCATTCTGGTTTGTTATTATAGTGGGAATTATTGCATTAATCGGGGGTGAAAAAGTTTCAGCTGATGATATTTTAACCCTTCGTTATCCTTTAAATCTTTATAATAATTTTGGTAATAAAGCAAAGAAAACTGGAAAAATTTTGCCAAAAGGATCCAGCTGGAAAGTGGGGATCGTTAATGTTACTAAAGACAACTATGTTTGGTATTGTGTTGGAACGAGTAAAGGAGTTGATATCTATACCGCTGAAAAGCTTCCTTTTATCCGTGATACAACTTTTAAAACAGCCGTTTATAGTCTCCCAAATAAAAATGCGGTCAAATCAACCCAAGTTCTAGAAGCAAACACATCTTGGAAAGTATTTAATAGTAAGTATGCAAATGGAGTAATCTGGTATCAAGTTGGGGGTAAGCAGTGGATTACTTTAGACCGGGCAATTGGTGAAGCAACTTATACTTTATATCTTTATTCACCCGCCAAACTATACAATGGCTATGGAGATGCTCGCACTGATACAGGTCAGGTTTTAAAAAAGGGCAGTTCCTGGAAATATCGAATTAAGAAGCGAGGTGAAGATGGCAGCTGGTGGTATCAGGTTGGCAAAAATCAATGGGTTACCGAAAATAATACTTACAATCAACTGCTAAATACAGCTGGTTTGAACGGTGGATATAATATAAGGTTATTGCACCAAGTACCCGTTTACGACCAGCCAAATTATGACGCAAAAAATACATGGATTACTTTGCCTAAACAAACGGCGCAAAAAGTTTTTGCTCAAAAGAATTATGATCATTTGGTGTGGTATCAAGTTGGAAATAAGCAATGGATTTCTCCTGGACTTGAAGCGACAAGAGGATGGTTTAAGAAAAGCCGCGACATTAGTTTTCCGATTTTAATGTATCATGATTTTCAAGGGGAATGGAATGATTGGCAGGTAACCCCACAAGAGTTTGCGAGACATCTTACTTGGCTTAAAAGTTGGAATTATTATTCACTTACACCAGAAGAAGCCTACTATGTATTGACTACGCAGCGTGAACCAGCTAATAATGTTGTTTGGTTAACAATGGATGATGGGTATCGTTCTTGGTATACCCAGATTGCTTCAATACTTAGGACGCAGAAGATTAATGCAACTGGGTTTCAAATTACTAGTGATGTAGGACTTAATGATAGTTTAACAATTGATCAGCTGAATGAAATGCAGGCAAAAGACAATTTTAATGTTCAATCTCATACGGTAACGCATTCCTCATTAACGGCAGTTAGTCCAACTCAGTTATATAGAGAAGTTACAAATTCAAAAGACTTTTTGGACTCTCATTTTGGATACGATATAATTGCTCTGGCATATCCTTATGGTCATCAAAATCAAAGCATACAGAAAATAGCGAGCGATGCCGGCTATTGGATGGGTCTTGGAATGCAGGGTGGACTGGCAAATATTAATTATGGACTGTATAATCTGCCAAGAATTGTAGTTGCGCCTAGACAAACAATTGAAACATTTTCAAATATTTTACAAACGGGTCAGAAGTAA
- a CDS encoding RibD family protein: MERPYVFCHMYVSLDGKIMGNYMEAPGNEDADRLFYHEAFESDGSYPNQGWLSGRTTTDDNFTFYKEPELNQDVPEVPAGDYIVPTDLKKYYISIDPHGRLAWDSNVLHYNDTTAAVLEVLTEDTSNAYKDFLRRKNISYIIAEDEKLDAALALKKLKDLFKMKTVMLGGGGVLNWSFIQEGLCDEISLVVAPSADGATDTPTLFQAKPGLSDTTPVTFTLKDVQTVGNAVWLRYLVNKEGVK, translated from the coding sequence ATGGAAAGACCTTACGTTTTTTGTCACATGTATGTTTCACTCGACGGAAAAATTATGGGTAATTATATGGAAGCACCAGGAAATGAAGATGCTGATAGATTGTTTTATCACGAAGCATTTGAATCAGACGGCAGTTACCCAAATCAGGGATGGCTTTCAGGACGTACTACAACTGATGATAATTTTACTTTTTATAAAGAACCGGAATTAAATCAAGATGTACCAGAAGTGCCAGCAGGTGATTATATTGTTCCGACGGATTTAAAAAAGTATTATATCTCAATTGATCCTCATGGTCGTTTAGCGTGGGATTCTAATGTTCTTCATTATAATGATACGACAGCAGCGGTGCTGGAGGTGTTGACTGAAGACACTAGTAATGCCTATAAAGACTTTTTACGACGGAAAAATATTTCTTACATCATTGCCGAAGATGAGAAACTTGACGCTGCTTTGGCACTTAAGAAGTTAAAAGATCTGTTTAAGATGAAAACAGTAATGCTTGGCGGTGGTGGAGTTTTGAATTGGTCATTTATTCAAGAAGGACTTTGTGATGAGATTAGTCTGGTCGTAGCACCTTCCGCTGATGGGGCGACTGATACACCAACGCTTTTCCAAGCAAAACCGGGATTATCAGATACAACGCCGGTGACTTTTACATTGAAAGATGTTCAAACGGTTGGAAATGCTGTTTGGCTGCGTTATCTAGTTAATAAAGAGGGTGTTAAATAA
- a CDS encoding alpha/beta hydrolase produces the protein MKHADNYIFDLSDNVTRTPVHYKNRFGIKIAADLYLPKSFDKSKKYPAIIVGAPYGGVKEQSPGLYANVLAQRDFAVLTFDPSYNGYSSGSPRHLSSPEIFVEDFSAAVDYLGTRDFVNRDQIGVIGICGSGGFALSAAQVDHRIKAVATVSMYDIARTQRYGLHDSMTKSQRDQYLDELGEQRYLEFLGNEPTMTPRGAAINFDENTDPISREFGEFYSTERGYHPNSISQFTMTSSMAFNNFSLLDHLEDISPRPILLVAGENAHSKYFSDDVYEKAKDPKELLIIPNAGHVDLYDKMDLIPFDKFEEFFKSIK, from the coding sequence ATGAAACATGCAGATAATTATATATTCGATTTAAGTGATAACGTAACTAGAACCCCAGTTCATTATAAAAACAGATTTGGGATCAAGATTGCAGCAGATCTTTATTTACCGAAAAGTTTTGACAAAAGCAAAAAGTATCCCGCAATCATTGTTGGGGCACCTTATGGAGGAGTTAAAGAACAAAGTCCCGGATTATACGCTAACGTTTTAGCACAAAGAGATTTTGCAGTTTTAACCTTTGATCCTTCATACAATGGATATAGTTCAGGAAGTCCAAGGCATCTTTCATCACCTGAAATTTTTGTTGAAGATTTCAGTGCAGCTGTTGATTATTTAGGAACTCGTGATTTTGTCAATCGTGACCAAATTGGCGTGATTGGAATTTGCGGCAGCGGTGGATTTGCTCTTAGTGCAGCCCAAGTTGATCATCGGATTAAAGCTGTCGCTACCGTATCAATGTATGATATTGCACGCACTCAAAGATATGGGCTGCATGATTCGATGACTAAAAGTCAAAGAGATCAATATCTTGATGAACTTGGTGAACAAAGATATTTAGAGTTTCTAGGTAATGAGCCCACGATGACTCCCCGCGGAGCAGCAATTAATTTTGATGAAAACACCGACCCAATTAGTCGAGAGTTTGGGGAATTTTATTCTACAGAGCGAGGGTATCACCCGAATTCAATTAGTCAATTTACGATGACTAGTTCAATGGCATTTAATAATTTTAGTTTACTCGATCATTTGGAAGATATTTCTCCACGCCCAATTCTTTTAGTAGCGGGAGAAAATGCACATTCTAAATATTTTAGTGATGATGTGTATGAAAAAGCTAAAGATCCCAAAGAACTTTTAATTATTCCTAATGCGGGACATGTTGATTTATATGACAAAATGGATTTAATTCCATTTGATAAATTTGAAGAATTTTTTAAAAGCATTAAATAA